From the Candidatus Blochmannia vicinus genome, the window ACAGGGATTTCAATGCTCTCAGGTTGCTCAGTATTCATAGAGCTATCTCTCTTGGTTAAAGCTTTCCAGATTATAACATTTTAAATATCTAGTTATATTATTATTATTAACTAGATATTTAAAGGATATGGGGGTAAATCAATTATATTCAATATTGAGCATTATGAAAAGAAAAATAAATAATTATTTATTGGTGAATTGGCTTATCATTCAATATTTATTGAAATTTTAGTGATTTTAAAATTCTATTTTTTAATTGAATTTTTGATTTTCAATCATTTTTTATTTTTTTAAAAAATATTTAGTATTTTTAACATTAAATGGAATTATTAATTATTTTAAATTTTAAATATAATTATTTATTTTGTCGAAAATATAGTAGTATAACAGGTAATTATCATATATCTATTTTAGATTGATATCGAATTAATTACATGATTTAAAACTATATTAATTATATTTTTGATTTAATTTATTAATTATTTTAAATAAAAAATTTTTATTTAATTTTTAAAATAAATAAGTAAAATAGAAAGTCATTGTTTGTTTTAAATTGAATATTATTCATAAAAATCAATAATATTAATAGTATAGTTGCAAATTTAATTTAATTTCGATCTCTATATATTAGAGTGACATATTGATCTCATTTTGAAGTGGTTAATATTTATTTTGAAAAAATATTTTTGTTGTAAAATGATTTCAATTTATATTTCTAAATCAGAAACTAATAGTATTATTCAAAAATATTTATTCTTAATAATTTTAGATATAACTATTGCATATGTGTAAATATGTATATTATATGCACGTATCCTTATAAAGAATGAATAATTGTAGGAGATAAATGTCTTGAATGCGCTAAGTCATGTGTTACTAAATTTTTTGAGAATCTGTTTATATAAATAGGTTGTTCATATTTAAATTTTTATGATGCTGTAATGAATGGTGAGTAGCTAAATACTGATAGTACTGTGAGGCTTCACATAATATTATAATATATTTGATCATAATATTATGTAAAATTATATAAGGTATCAGAATAGTTCTCGTGTTTAACTTCAAAAAATTTTATTTATACATCTTATCTTAAATAAGATGTAGTGATTGTTTATTAAGTGCTGATGAGATGTTATTTTTATTTATTATTTAATTCTATGTACTGATTATTCGTCGATGATGAATAATCTATAATACTTAAATTATAATTAAGTATATGTGAAAAGCACAATTTATTTTTTGAATGCAGATACTATTGTGGAATATAGTATCTGTGCATTAATCTAGTTATGTGATTTTTATTTAATAATAAAAATCCCGTATGTTTTATTATTTATTTTAAGATCCTGCTATCTTCATGGAAGATATTAATACAGACCCACAATGAATATGGCCTCTTGTTTCAGTATCACATCCAATAGAAACAATATTACAGAACATTTTTTTTAAATTCCCAGCGATAGTAATTTCATTTACTGGATATTGAATATTTCCGTTTTCTACCCAAAATCCAGATACTCCACGTGAATAATTTCCGGTGATAATATTAATTCCTTGCCCCATTATACTAGTGACAATCAGTCCACGATGCATGTTTTTTATTAATTCTATAAAACTTAAATTTTGAGAACTAATATACCAATTATAAATACCATCAGCATGACCAGTAGTTTTTAGGCCTATTTTACGCGCAGAATAACTATTTAAAATCCAACTATTCAACATCCCATTTTTTACGATAGTACGATTTAGTGTTTGTACTCCTTCACTATCAAACGGAGCAGAGCCTAAGCCTTTTAGGATATGTGGACGTTCCTGAATCGATATCCAAGAAGGGAAAATTTTTTTCTTCAAATAATTTAATAAAAAAGTAGATTTTTGGTATACATTGTTTCCGCAAATAGCTTCTGCTAAATGATGGAATAGACTCGTGGCTATTTCAGCAGAAAACAATACTGGAGATTCTGTTGTTTTAATTTTTTTTGAATGTAAATGATCTAATGCTCGTTGAGCACATTCTTGTCCAACCCATTCTGGTGAACGTAAATTATTGAATGAACGGCTTAATGTATATGCGTAATTTTGTTCCATAATACCATTACTTGAAGCAACTACACTACAACATAAAGAATATTGGCTACTGGTGTAACTTTGTAACATACCATGACTATTTCCAAACACTTTAGTAGTAAAATAGCCGTTAAATTTACTTCCTTCGGTAGAAATAATACGTTTATCATGATTTAATGCTGTTTTTTCTGCTGTAGATGCTAAAGCTGCACCTAATTTAGTATTTAAACCAATGGGATGAAATAGGTCAAGATTCATAGAATTGAATGCTAATAATTCTTTATCGGCAATACCAGAATATGGATCTGGGGAGGTATAACATGCTATATTTGCTGCGGCTTCAATAGTACGAATTATTGCTTTTTCATTTAAATTACTTGAAAGAGCAGTTCCTTTTCTTTTTTGACGAAATATAGTTATATCTAAGATGTTATGACTATTAAATTCAACATTCTCCAGTTTTTCGTAACGAGTGCTAACAGTAATTCCTGTGGTTTTAATGATTGATACTTCTACTTCATTTGAATATGCATGTGCTAAATTTAAAGCTCGATCTACTATATTTTCTAGAAAGTTATGTTGTTGTGTCATATTATATACTATATCCATATTATTCTCCTATAGTAAGAATCCTTTATCAAAAAATAGATTTTTGAAATATATATTATATAACAAATATCAAGTACTGATATGATTTTATATCGCAGCACATATATATAAAGTAATTATATTTGATAACACATAATTATTATTTAATTACTACTAGTAATTAAATAATATATAAATTAACTAGTTGGTCCCTCCAACAGTAATTTTATTTAATTTTATTGTCGGTTGACCTACTCCAACTGGTATACTTTGTCCGTTTTTTATACATGTTCCTATTCCTTTATCTAAAGATAAATCATTTCCAACCATAGAAATATTTTTCATTATTTCTATTCCTGATCCTATTAAAGTGGCTCCTTTTATAGATTTTGTTATATGACCTTTTTCAATTAAAAAAGCTTCAGATGCAGAAAATACAAATTTTCCCGATGTAATATCTACTTGCCCCCCATCAAAATTTGAAGCATATACTCCGTAATCTACACTGTTAATAATTTCTTCAGGAGTTGATTGGCCTGCTAGCATATAAGTATTAGTCATGCGTGGCATAGGTAAAGTAGCGTAAGATTCACGCCTACCATTTCCTGTTGAATCGCATCCCATTAGTTTAGCATTTAATTTATCTTGCATATATCCTACTAGAATACCATTTTTAATTAAAATATTATATTGACCAGGAACCCCTTCATCATCAATAGTTAAGGATCCACGTAATTCTTTTAGTGTTGCATCATCTACTATTGTACATAATTCAGATGCTACTACGTTCCCAATTTTGTTAGTAAATACAGAACTACCTCGTCTATTGAAATCTCCTTCTAGTCCATGGCCTACTGCTTCATGTAATAAAATACCGGGCCAACCTGATCCTAAAACTACTGTCATCACTCCTGCTGGAGCTGCTATAGATTCAAGATTAATTAGTCCCATTCGGACAGCATCTCTTGCCCAGTGGTCGGCTTTCGTGTCTCCTTCTATAATGGAACTAAAAAAATCATATCCAAATCTTCCACCACCACCACTTATTCCTTGTTCTCGTTTTCCGTTCTGTTCTACTTGTACTAATATAGATAAGCGCACTAATGGTCGAATATCAGCGGCTAAAGTACCATCTGTAGCTGTTACTAAAATTTGTTCATAAACACCTGATAAATTGGCATTAACTTTTTGTACTCTAGAATCAGTAGTTCGCGCTATTTTATCTATTCTCATTAATAATTCAATTTTTTCTTCTTTAGATACGCTAGATAATGGATTTATATAGGAATATATGGGTGGGTAAGTATATTGATGAGTAGAACGAACATATTTGTGTTTAGGAGCAACAACAACGGTATTATTACAGTGACGTTTATTAGTAATGCTAGTAGCAGCTTTCATGCTACATATCAATGCATCTAAAGTTAATTGATCGGTGTAAGCAAACCCTGTTTGCTCACCTGTAATTACTCGTATGCCAGCACCTTGATCTATAGCATAAGATCCAGATCTTATAATACTATCTTCAAGAGTCCATGTTTCGTGAAAACACGATTGAAAATAAAGATCCGCATAATCTACTTGAAATTTTTCTGTCATATTTAATAAATATGATAGATCATCATGTTGTAATTTATTGGGTGCGAGTAATTGTTCGCTAACAATATCTAAATTCATATAACTCCTATTGATACTATCAGATTAATGTTCTATATAACCACAATTTATTAATATATTCAAACTTTATATTATTTCATTTTCTATTAATTTTTAGCATAACTTTTTTATTAAATATTAATTTTAAGTTTATAGTTTTTAATTTAGTTTATGCATTTAATTACGATGTTTGGAGATGTAAGTTTTATATTAATTCGAATACCTTATTTTTATTAAAACCTATAAATCTTATTCTCAGTATACTGTATTTTGGAAGATTAAATAACATTTTTAAAAATATTGTTATTTGTTATGATTAAATATATATATATGCGTATATTTAATAATTTTAATTAATGTTTTAAAGTAAAAATATCTATAATTTGATAAGTTAATTCAAAGTTTATATAGATTAATTTCAAGGATTGTTTATTTATAACAGAGATTCGGTATTTAGTTACTCTTAATAGTAGTTGAAATAGTATTTCAAGCAGTATTGTTGTATATTAATTTCGACGAATTTTTCGCATCAAAAAAATTAAAAATGGCCATGATCCTCCATCTAATAAACAATTCCAAAATATTTCTGGTGTAGTAATAAATACTTTAATCATTAAAAATTTTACTAAAAATATAATACTTTGATTAATAAATGAAAGAAATGTCACAATAAAAGATTGCTGCCAAATGGATACATACCTAAAGCAGTGAATATTTCGTGTTGCTAAATACGCGAGGATGCTTAGAGATAAAGAGTGTATCCCTAAAGTAGATCCCAGAACTATATCTGTTATTAACCCCAAAATAAATCCAGTGCCTATGCTTACTTGATTTGGAAGTACTGTGATCCAATGAATTAATAATATCATTATCCAAGACGGTTGCATCCACCATATTTGTAGTGAAAAGGGAATTATTTGTAACGTAATTGCAACCATAAAGGAACTATACACCATCCATAGTTTATAACCATAAAATTTATGCATTTTTATGCATTACTTTTATTTAAATATTCTTAGATTCAATGTTATTATTACTCCCAAATTAATATTGCATAACGTAAGCATTGTAATTTAACTGTTGGATGCGCTCGAATGACAGTAAAATCTTGCTCTGGTTTTACCATTATATTGGATACTGTTGCTACTGGATATCCTTCTGGGAAACGGCCATCTAATCCAGATGTTACTAATGTATCGCCGATGCATATGTCAATATTTCCTGGATATTCTGCACGTAAATCTGTGTTATATCCGCAACCCATTAAAATAAAACGGATATTGTTTCGTTTTATTTGTACAGGTAGAGCATGTTTAGGATTACAAATTAACATAACTCGGCTACTAAATGTATTAGTAGAAACTACTTGTCCTATTATTCCCGTATCAGTGATAACTGGTTGTCCTATATAGACATCGTTATTTGTTCCTTGACTTATAAGAACTTGATTGTCGTATGGATCTGTGTTAACAAAAAGAATTTTAGTAATTATTTTTCGTTTATTATAACATAGCGGAGAGTGAAGTAACTTACGTAATTTTCTATTTTCTTGTTTATATTGATCTATTAATAATAATTCACTGTTTTTTAAAAATAATTCCTGACGTAATGTATGATTTTCTAATATTAATTTATTAGACTCTTTTAATGTTTTTGAAACATAATCGAATATATAGCGTGGTTTATCGCATAAGAAATACAATAAATAAACAGAATTTTCTACGTAGTTTTTAAACTGAAGGAACATATTTAATTTTCCATCAGCAATAATTATAATAGTAGACATAATGATTGCTAAAAATAAACGTAACTCTAAATAGGGAAATTTATTACTTATAGCACTATACATAAGATTAATACCTTTGACTCCAATGATATGTATTGAACACATTACAAAGGAAATATAATTTCACTTATATGATTTTATCAACTGAAAATATATAGTTCATTCATAGTGATAGTTTTAAAATTATTCTTCACTAAATAAATCTCGACCGTGTACATCGATCATATCAAGGGCCTTACCGCCGCCTCGTGCAACACAGGTAAGTGGGTCTTCTGCTATTACTACAGGAATACTGGTTTCTTTTATTAATAGACGATCGATATTTTTTAATAATGCCCCTCCTCCAGTCAATACCATACCATATTCAGAAATATCAGATGCTAATTCCGGTGGACATTGTTCTAATGCCGCCATAACTGCGCTAACAATGCCAGTTAACGGTTCTTGTAACGCTTCTAAAATTTCATTGTTATTTAGTACAAAACTCCGTGGTATACCCTCTGCTAAATTTCGCCCACGTACTTTTATTTCACGTAGTTCATCGTCTAAATATGCAGAACCTATAGTATGTTTTATTCTTTCTGAGGTTACTTCTCCAATTAGGGAACCGTAATGGCGTCGTACATAACTAATAATTGCTTCATCAAATCGGTCTCCTCCAATCCTAACGGACGAGGAATATACTACTCCATTAAGTGAAATTACTGCTACTTCGGTAGTACCTCCTCCAATATCTACTACCATTGATCCAGTAGCTTCTGATACCGGCAACCCTGCCCCAATAGCTGCTGCCATAGGTTCTTCTATTAAAAAAACTTCACGTGCTCCTGCTCCTTGCGCAGATTCACGTATAGCTCTACGTTCAACTTGTGTAGCACCTACCGGGACACATACTAATACTCTAGGACTAGGCCTCATGAAGCTATTACTATGTACCTGTTTGATAAAATGTTGTAACATTTTTTCAGTAATAAAAAAATCAGCTATTACTCCGTCTTTCATAGGACGAATAGCTGCAATGTTTCCTGGGGTTCGTCCTAGCATTTGCTTAGCTGCATATCCAACAGCGGCTACACTTTTAGGCATGCCTCCACGATCTTGTCGAATGGCAACAACAGAGGGTTCGTTTAAAACAATACCTTGTCCTTTTAAATAAATAAGAGTATTAGCAGTGCCTAAATCAATAGATAAATCACTAGAAAATATACCACGGAATTTTTTAAACATAATAATTACAAATAATGTTATTATTTTTTTTTAAATTATCCATTTGTACAGATCCTCTTGAAGAATGGTGAAAACAAAATAGCCATACAATACCAATAAATATATTTTATGGTTTTTATGCTATAGGTATTACATATTATTCAATTTTTTATCTATTTGAATATTATGGTAAAATACCAATTATATTGAAATACTCCATATTATATATGGATATAAACAGACTACATAATAAATATAATTATATATGTATTGTAAATTATGCTGCATAATATTTACAATAGTGTATTAATATTATTTTAATATATATTAACTGTAATTAGGATAAAACAATGACTGTAAGTGTGTATTGAAAATATTATTGCTTAAGATTATAATGATAGGGCTTAAAAGAATAAGTTTTCTTCATGTCATATAATTATACGATAAATACTGTTATGATTTAATAAAAATTAAAAAATGATAATTAGATTATGTGTTTGCTAGTGTTATTGGTCTTTTATTTTTTGATACAGCAGATTAAAGATGATTTGGTTATATATAAATAATAATTGTTCTTATAGTAATATTTTATGAATACTAAAAATTTTTTTATATTATATGAATAGATGTTAATTGCAAGTTTCGTATAACATAATCAATTTTATTAATGATGATGGTATATATTATGTTTATATTTAATGAGAATATGTGAGTGTAATGATAAATAAATTTCGTATTTTGTTAATAAATGGACCCAATTTAAATTTATTAGGTACACGTGAACCACATATTTATGGTGATAAAACCTTATCTGATATTATCGTAAGTTTGTATAAAACATCTGATTCTTTAGGTATGCATATGGATCATTTTCAATCCAATGCAGAACATGAATTGATTAATTATGTACATAAAAGTTACAATAATGCAGATTTTATGATAATCAATCCTGCAGCTTTTACTCATACTAGTATAGCGTTACGAGATGCAATTTTGTCCGTAAACATTTCTTTTATAGAAATTCATCTTTCTAATATATATACAAGGGAAAAATTCAGATATCGTTCATATTTATCTGATATCGCTCTTGGGGTGATTTGTGGATTTGGAGTACATGGATACCATTTTGCTTTACATATGGCGTATAAATATTTATCTAAAAAAATTAATAAGTAATATATTAAACATAGGTTTTCTATGGATATTCGTAAAATTAAAAAATTAATCGCATTAATTGAATCATCTAATATTTCTAAGTTAGAAATTTATGAAGGAAATAAAATAGTACGTATTACTCGCTCTGAGTCTAACATATCATCTCCTTCAACATGTTTACCTATGACAAAGAATTCAGAAAAACCAATATGTACTTCAAATATAGAAACGAACTATAAAGATATTAAATTAGTAGACAGTGGACATGTTATACGTTCACCAATGGTAGGTATTTTTTATATTACTCCTAGTCCAGATTCTAATCCATTTATATCAATAGGACAGACAGTTGAAGTTGGAGATACTTTATGTATTGTTGAAGCCATGAAAGTTATGAATCAAATTCAATCAGATAAATCAGGTATAGTAAAAGCAATTTTACTTGATAATGGGCAACCAGTTGAATTTAATGAACCATTACTTATTATCAAATAATGAGAATAGAATGTTAGATAAAATTGTCATTGCAAATCGAGGAGAAATAGCACTACGCATCTTACGTGCGTGTAAAGAATTAGGAATAAAGACAGTGGCTGTCTACTCAACTATAGATCGTGATTTAAAACATGTGCTTTTAGCAGATGAAACTATTTGTATAGGTCCTCCACCTGCAATAAATAGTTATTTAAACATTCCAGCTATTATTTCAGCTGCAGAAATTACTGGATCATCAGGAATTCATCCTGGTTATGGATTTTTGTCAGAAGATGCTAATTTTGCAGAACAAGTAGAGCGTTCTGGTTTTGTTTTTATTGGACCATGTTCAGAAACTATTCGTTTAATGGGAAATAAAATATCTGCTATAGATATTATGAAAAAATCAGGGGTTATGACTGTTCCAAGTTGGAATTATGAACTTAATAAGAATATAAATGATAATTTTTCTAATTTTTCATATCAGAATTTACATATTAATTATCCAATTATTATAAAATCTGCTCATGGAGGAGGAGGCCGAGGCATGTGTGTAGTGAGAAAAGAATCAGATTTACAAGATGCTATACGTATGATGCGATTGGAATCAAAAAATATGTTTAATAATGATTCTATTTATATAGAGCAATATTTGGAAAATCCAAGACACATAGAGATACAGATTTTATCTGATGGTAAAGGAAATATAATTTATCTGACAGAACGAGATTGTTCTATACAAAGGAGACGCCAAAAAATAGTAGAGGAAACTCCCGCATTAGGTATTAGCTCTAAAATGCAGCAATATATAGGGGAAAGTTGCGTGCGGGTTTGTTACAGTATTGGGTATCGCGGAGTAGGCACATTTGAATTTTTATATGAAAATGGTGAATTCTTTTTCATAGAAATGAATACTCGCATTCAAGTTGAGCATCCGATTACAGAAATGGTTACCGGAATAGATCTCATTAAAGAGCAATTAAAAATTGCTTCTGGATATACATTAGATATTAAACAACATACTGTTAAATCTGTAGGACATGCTATAGAATGTCGTATAAATGCTGAAGATTCGTATAGTTTTATACCTAGTTCGGGACGTATTACTAGGTTTCATGCGCCTGGAGGATTAGGTGTACGTTGGGAATCTCATATTTATTCTGGATACTCAGTGCCATCTTATTATGATTCAATGATAGGAAAATTAATTTGTTTTGGAGAAACACGCGGTATAGCCGTTGCTCGAATGAAAAATGCATTATCTGAATTAATTATTGATGGTATTAATACTAATATTGAATTACAATTAAAAATTGTGACTGATGAATCATTTCAAAAAGGCAATAATATTAATGTTCATTATTTAGAAAATAAATTTAATATATAGATATAAGATAAATAAGACAAGTCTTATATAAAAGTGGTTGTTGGTTTTAATTCTAAATAAAAAGGGTGTGTGTTAAGTCTTTAAGTATAGGGAACAGTGTAATTAAATAAACCAAATAAAATGTAAAAAAAAGATTATAAACCGGGTTATATTGTTTTTATATTTTTATGTGTTGTTATCATATTTGGTAGGAATGCTAAGCTTTTTATAATCCAAGTTGCTATATTTTTGGATTTTTTTGTTGTTTCTTTTCCGCTACATACTAATACGTTAGTCCCAATACCTGCTGATTGTCCTGCTAACATATCATTTTCAGTATCTCCTACCATATAAGAATTATTCATATTGATATTGAAACGTTGTTTTGCATCTAATAACATGCCTGGGTTAGGTTTGCGGCATAAACAGATTTTTTTAAATTTTTTTACTATTCCTTTCGAATGGTGTGGGCAAAAATAAATAGCATCTATATATACATGATATAATCTCAGATAAAAAATCATCCATTTTGTTAGCAACAAAAAGTCATGTTTAGTAAATAAACCTCGTGCTATTCCGGATTGGTTAGTAACTATAATTAAAAAAAAATTCATTTTTTTTAAAATTATCATTGCATCTATAACATTTTCGATGAAAAAAAAATTATTAATGTTATGTACATAATGTTTGTCTACATTAATTGTACCATCTCGGTCCATAAATATAGCATTATTCATATTTTTATTTTATATATATTTTGTAGTTATAAATGTGTATTTAATAAATGTCGTTAAAAAATTTATATTATTCTAATTCTAACGTATAATTATATATTCTATTTTAGAATACTGGGCGACATGGTATACAAATATTTTATCATAAGTATATTGTTATATTTATTCTATAAAATAGTAAAATTTTGTAATCAAATGTCATAGTATATATAAATATACTAATTTTTTATTATTTGTTGTTATTAATAATGATAATAAAATCTTTCATATTAGGCAATGATAATGCGTACCAGTCAATATTTGTTAGCTACTCTTAAAGAAGCACCTAAAAGTTGTAAAGCAATTAGTCATCAATTAATGTTACGAGCAGGATTAATCCGTCAAGTATCGTCTGGTCTTTATACTTGGTTGCCAACCGGTCTACGTGTATTACGAAGAATAGAAAATATCATTCGAGAGGAAATGAATAAAATTGGTGCTATTGAAATATCTATGCCGATAGTTCAACCTGCAAAATTATGGAAAAAAAGCGGTCGTTGGATAGAGTATGGTACAGAATTATTACGTTTTAAAAATCGTAATAATCGAGAATTTGTATTAGGTCCAACTCATGAAGAAATGATTTCTGAAATTATCTGTAAAGAAATAATGTTTTATAAACAGTTTCCATTAAATGTATATCAAATTCATACTAAATATCGAGATGAAGCGCGCCCTAGAGCTGGAATAATACGTGCTAGAGAATTTATTATGAAAGATGGATATTCTTTTCATGTAAGTCAAGAATCTCTTCAAAATACATATAACAACATGTACCAAATATATCATACGATTTTTAATCGAATTGGATTAAATTTTTGTGTTGTTCAGGCTGAATCTGGTAAGATCGGAGGAATATTATCTCATGAGTTTCAGGCATATTCTGAAAATGGTGAAGATAACATAGCAGTACCTATAATACTCGACAATTCAGGTGATTTTAAACTAAAGAATAACGCTTCTCCTATTAAAATACAACCAAAAATAGCTGTAGAAACTATGCGATTAATAGAAGCTCCTCATGTTAGTTCCATAGAAGAATTAATCAATCAATTTAATTTGTCTATACATCAAGTTGTGAAAACGATAATTGTTCGTGTTAAAAATAAATATATAAATAATTCTTGTTCTTTATTAGGATTAGTAATTCGAGCTGATCATCAGATTAGTTATGAAAAAATTGCGATGATTCCGGAAATATCGGTTCCTTTATCTTATATTAATCCAAAAGATATTTATGTACTGACTGGGGCGCATCCCAATTTGTTGGGAGCTATTAATTTATCTATACCATATATTGTAGATTATAATGTAGCTGTAATGAGTGATTTTGTCGCTGGATCTGATGTGAGCGGTAAGTATTTTTTTGGGGTGAATTGGAATCGTGATATACCTCTTCCAAAAGTAGCAGATTTACATGCAGTGTTACACAATAATTTATATGTTAATGATAATAATATGTTATTGGTTCATAACTGTATTGAGATAGGACATATTTTTCAATTAGGACAAAAATACTCAAAATTAGGGCTTAGTTATATAAAAAAAAATAATAAACATAATTTAATAGTAGAAATGGGATGTTATGGGATAGGGATCACTCGGATTATTGCTGTGATTATCGAACAAAATCATGATAAAAACGGAATTTTATGGCCGGAATCCATAGCTCCATTCAGATTAGCTATTATACCAATTGATATGTATCGTTCTGTTAATGTAAGAAATATTACAGAAAAAATTTATAAGCAACTTTTATTTTCTATAGGGGTGGATATATTAGTTGATGATCGCAAAGAACATCCAGGGACAATGTTTGCTGATATAGATCTGATTGGAATACCACATATTATCATTATTAGTGATCGTTGTTTAGCTAATCAGGAAGTAGAATATAAATATCGTAAAAAAAATGAGATTAAAAAAATTAAACTTGAAACATTAATACAATATTTGGTCAAAAAAATTGTTTATTTATGAATGTCTTACTAAGTTTTAATAATAAAGAAGTATTTATATCAAAATAAAATTTTTAGTAATATTACAGGCATATATGTTGTATATGATAGTGGTGATTTAGGCG encodes:
- the pmbA gene encoding metalloprotease PmbA; the protein is MDIVYNMTQQHNFLENIVDRALNLAHAYSNEVEVSIIKTTGITVSTRYEKLENVEFNSHNILDITIFRQKRKGTALSSNLNEKAIIRTIEAAANIACYTSPDPYSGIADKELLAFNSMNLDLFHPIGLNTKLGAALASTAEKTALNHDKRIISTEGSKFNGYFTTKVFGNSHGMLQSYTSSQYSLCCSVVASSNGIMEQNYAYTLSRSFNNLRSPEWVGQECAQRALDHLHSKKIKTTESPVLFSAEIATSLFHHLAEAICGNNVYQKSTFLLNYLKKKIFPSWISIQERPHILKGLGSAPFDSEGVQTLNRTIVKNGMLNSWILNSYSARKIGLKTTGHADGIYNWYISSQNLSFIELIKNMHRGLIVTSIMGQGINIITGNYSRGVSGFWVENGNIQYPVNEITIAGNLKKMFCNIVSIGCDTETRGHIHCGSVLISSMKIAGS
- the tldD gene encoding metalloprotease TldD, whose product is MNLDIVSEQLLAPNKLQHDDLSYLLNMTEKFQVDYADLYFQSCFHETWTLEDSIIRSGSYAIDQGAGIRVITGEQTGFAYTDQLTLDALICSMKAATSITNKRHCNNTVVVAPKHKYVRSTHQYTYPPIYSYINPLSSVSKEEKIELLMRIDKIARTTDSRVQKVNANLSGVYEQILVTATDGTLAADIRPLVRLSILVQVEQNGKREQGISGGGGRFGYDFFSSIIEGDTKADHWARDAVRMGLINLESIAAPAGVMTVVLGSGWPGILLHEAVGHGLEGDFNRRGSSVFTNKIGNVVASELCTIVDDATLKELRGSLTIDDEGVPGQYNILIKNGILVGYMQDKLNAKLMGCDSTGNGRRESYATLPMPRMTNTYMLAGQSTPEEIINSVDYGVYASNFDGGQVDITSGKFVFSASEAFLIEKGHITKSIKGATLIGSGIEIMKNISMVGNDLSLDKGIGTCIKNGQSIPVGVGQPTIKLNKITVGGTN
- the mreD gene encoding rod shape-determining protein MreD encodes the protein MVYSSFMVAITLQIIPFSLQIWWMQPSWIMILLIHWITVLPNQVSIGTGFILGLITDIVLGSTLGIHSLSLSILAYLATRNIHCFRYVSIWQQSFIVTFLSFINQSIIFLVKFLMIKVFITTPEIFWNCLLDGGSWPFLIFLMRKIRRN
- the mreC gene encoding rod shape-determining protein MreC codes for the protein MYSAISNKFPYLELRLFLAIIMSTIIIIADGKLNMFLQFKNYVENSVYLLYFLCDKPRYIFDYVSKTLKESNKLILENHTLRQELFLKNSELLLIDQYKQENRKLRKLLHSPLCYNKRKIITKILFVNTDPYDNQVLISQGTNNDVYIGQPVITDTGIIGQVVSTNTFSSRVMLICNPKHALPVQIKRNNIRFILMGCGYNTDLRAEYPGNIDICIGDTLVTSGLDGRFPEGYPVATVSNIMVKPEQDFTVIRAHPTVKLQCLRYAILIWE
- a CDS encoding rod shape-determining protein; amino-acid sequence: MFKKFRGIFSSDLSIDLGTANTLIYLKGQGIVLNEPSVVAIRQDRGGMPKSVAAVGYAAKQMLGRTPGNIAAIRPMKDGVIADFFITEKMLQHFIKQVHSNSFMRPSPRVLVCVPVGATQVERRAIRESAQGAGAREVFLIEEPMAAAIGAGLPVSEATGSMVVDIGGGTTEVAVISLNGVVYSSSVRIGGDRFDEAIISYVRRHYGSLIGEVTSERIKHTIGSAYLDDELREIKVRGRNLAEGIPRSFVLNNNEILEALQEPLTGIVSAVMAALEQCPPELASDISEYGMVLTGGGALLKNIDRLLIKETSIPVVIAEDPLTCVARGGGKALDMIDVHGRDLFSEE
- the aroQ gene encoding type II 3-dehydroquinate dehydratase translates to MINKFRILLINGPNLNLLGTREPHIYGDKTLSDIIVSLYKTSDSLGMHMDHFQSNAEHELINYVHKSYNNADFMIINPAAFTHTSIALRDAILSVNISFIEIHLSNIYTREKFRYRSYLSDIALGVICGFGVHGYHFALHMAYKYLSKKINK
- the accB gene encoding acetyl-CoA carboxylase biotin carboxyl carrier protein, which produces MDIRKIKKLIALIESSNISKLEIYEGNKIVRITRSESNISSPSTCLPMTKNSEKPICTSNIETNYKDIKLVDSGHVIRSPMVGIFYITPSPDSNPFISIGQTVEVGDTLCIVEAMKVMNQIQSDKSGIVKAILLDNGQPVEFNEPLLIIK